In Helicobacter mastomyrinus, a single genomic region encodes these proteins:
- a CDS encoding prepilin-type N-terminal cleavage/methylation domain-containing protein yields the protein MKGKLLHIGQRRDAFSMMELVFVIIILGILAAIAIPRLSLTRSDAQLIAVENDIVSAINAIQREVFSQNIEPSNIDGIRMLELAGLSPSRWVAQGNGVRLAKNGVLDVQNDCITLMQENGKLVFFVQPKADSTLCTKLLERHQARREVPLSTSNAIF from the coding sequence ATGAAAGGCAAACTACTGCATATAGGGCAAAGACGTGATGCGTTTAGTATGATGGAACTTGTCTTTGTCATCATCATACTTGGAATCCTTGCTGCTATCGCCATTCCGCGCCTTTCACTCACGCGTTCAGACGCACAGCTTATCGCTGTAGAAAATGATATTGTGAGTGCTATTAATGCTATTCAAAGAGAAGTGTTTAGCCAAAATATTGAGCCTAGCAATATTGATGGGATAAGAATGCTAGAGCTTGCTGGTCTAAGCCCTTCGCGTTGGGTAGCACAGGGCAATGGTGTACGTTTAGCCAAAAATGGTGTGCTTGATGTGCAAAATGACTGCATTACATTAATGCAGGAAAATGGCAAGTTAGTATTTTTCGTGCAGCCAAAGGCAGATTCTACATTATGCACTAAACTCCTTGAGCGACATCAAGCGCGTAGAGAAGTGCCGCTTAGCACCTCAAATGCGATATTCTAA
- a CDS encoding type II secretion system protein encodes MRYSKRAAFSAFELLCIIVIIAIMASVGIRYLGYITSKQCLLHLKARLTHTQNALSAYYTDTFIRAESIDITYPQRILSYLSQTNTPQCGFNIQSHQIIATIGTQSLAFSLEPPTLEVNPKISCNLSTPLCKDFSDRILDK; translated from the coding sequence ATGCGATATTCTAAGAGGGCGGCTTTTAGCGCGTTTGAACTATTATGTATTATTGTTATTATCGCCATTATGGCAAGTGTAGGGATACGTTATCTAGGGTATATCACATCTAAACAATGTCTTTTACACCTTAAGGCTAGGCTTACACATACCCAAAATGCCCTAAGTGCTTACTATACGGATACATTCATTCGTGCGGAATCTATTGACATAACCTATCCACAAAGGATTCTATCATATTTATCGCAGACAAACACCCCACAATGTGGCTTTAACATACAATCACATCAAATCATCGCTACCATTGGCACACAAAGCCTTGCTTTCAGCCTAGAGCCTCCCACATTAGAAGTTAATCCAAAAATATCCTGCAATCTCTCCACTCCCTTGTGTAAGGACTTTAGCGATAGAATCTTAGATAAATAA
- a CDS encoding HlyD family secretion protein, which yields MKRSLKVVALVLIALCFVVWLIISFKRAYEPKEDRIYAQVQAREYAISSKVAGRVENIFVKKGDMLKKGDLVYNINSPELQAKIEQAKAGYEAAQALSTEAKQGARVESIQSAKDVWQGSKTMANLAKSTYERIESLYKDGVVSQQRRDEAYANYTTAKHNENAAYQQYKIALDGASNEMKIAAQAKADAAAGQVNEVESYAKDTQAIAPANGEVSNILLHEGELAPSGFPVVLMIDMNEAWISFAVPEYRLKDFAKDSTFRAYIPALEREAEFKVTFVSVMGDFATWRATSAHKGYDVKTFAVEAHPLSHIEGLRVGMSVLID from the coding sequence ATGAAAAGATCGCTTAAGGTGGTAGCACTTGTTTTAATCGCTTTGTGTTTTGTGGTGTGGCTTATTATTAGCTTCAAACGCGCCTATGAACCTAAAGAAGACAGAATCTATGCACAAGTGCAAGCACGAGAATATGCCATTAGCTCTAAAGTAGCTGGTCGTGTGGAAAATATCTTTGTCAAAAAGGGTGATATGCTCAAAAAAGGCGATTTAGTATATAACATTAATTCCCCCGAGCTTCAAGCTAAGATAGAACAGGCAAAGGCAGGATATGAAGCAGCTCAAGCTTTAAGCACGGAGGCCAAGCAGGGTGCGAGAGTAGAGAGTATTCAAAGTGCAAAAGATGTGTGGCAAGGTTCAAAGACGATGGCAAATCTTGCTAAAAGCACTTATGAGCGCATAGAATCTCTCTATAAAGATGGTGTAGTAAGTCAGCAAAGACGTGATGAAGCATATGCAAACTACACAACCGCCAAGCATAATGAAAATGCTGCCTATCAGCAGTATAAAATCGCCCTTGATGGTGCAAGTAACGAGATGAAAATCGCCGCCCAAGCTAAAGCAGACGCTGCCGCAGGGCAAGTCAATGAAGTAGAAAGCTATGCCAAAGATACACAGGCTATCGCCCCAGCAAATGGTGAGGTAAGCAATATCTTACTACACGAGGGAGAGCTTGCCCCGAGTGGATTCCCTGTTGTGCTAATGATTGATATGAATGAGGCGTGGATTAGCTTTGCTGTGCCAGAATATCGCTTAAAGGATTTTGCTAAAGATAGCACTTTTAGGGCATATATCCCTGCACTTGAGAGAGAGGCGGAATTTAAAGTAACATTTGTCTCTGTGATGGGAGACTTTGCGACTTGGAGAGCTACAAGCGCACATAAAGGCTATGATGTCAAAACCTTTGCAGTAGAAGCCCACCCTCTATCACATATTGAGGGCTTACGTGTGGGTATGAGTGTGCTGATTGATTAG
- a CDS encoding TolC family protein — protein sequence MRKYLLMLVVFVNLLQAEYLGFESAYTEALAHNDGLKSSQSALDKQEKLRSATKMLYLPQISLNAAYIRLQEPMNFNLVQNAQSLNNPIFAPLLSHFNGITLEDENIVFGALNIIYPIFSGGKKYYANKLSQIALEDATLALKLKELSLFEDCAKLYYGAVLANQILHTLEEANAGHLLHYQNALKLQEKGQIARLETLQAQVNYDKSSIDMQKANDNLKIANMALNAMLGRDSNASLELIASIDIKPDALLQNVDYFIQKSLEIYPALQMMNNKIKSADELSHIEFASFLPDVGLFGSYIVNDNSSLLDKAMPHWYVGIGARWSLLSPNGRIQKYQASKIASLEAQYTTSQAKKDLKTLCEKTYNEVLSYKTQYFSLQSSVELAKEHLKLRESAFLQGMSTSTEVSDAQNALSLALIERQSVAYNYAIALSRLLALSGEVERFYIFFN from the coding sequence ATGAGGAAATACCTCCTTATGCTTGTGGTATTTGTAAATCTTCTACAAGCGGAATATTTAGGGTTTGAATCTGCCTATACAGAGGCTTTAGCGCATAATGATGGGCTAAAAAGCTCACAAAGTGCACTAGATAAACAAGAAAAACTAAGAAGCGCGACAAAAATGCTCTATCTCCCTCAAATTTCGCTTAATGCCGCATATATCCGTCTGCAAGAGCCGATGAATTTCAATCTAGTGCAAAACGCCCAATCCCTCAATAACCCGATATTTGCTCCCTTATTGTCGCATTTTAATGGCATTACCTTAGAGGATGAAAATATTGTCTTTGGTGCACTTAATATTATCTATCCCATTTTTAGCGGCGGAAAAAAATATTATGCCAATAAGCTCTCTCAAATCGCGCTTGAAGATGCCACTCTTGCACTTAAGCTTAAAGAATTAAGTCTTTTTGAGGATTGTGCAAAGCTCTATTATGGTGCGGTATTAGCCAATCAGATTCTGCATACGCTAGAAGAGGCTAATGCGGGGCATTTACTGCATTATCAAAATGCGCTCAAACTCCAAGAAAAGGGGCAAATTGCCCGTTTAGAGACGCTTCAAGCACAAGTGAATTATGATAAATCAAGCATTGATATGCAAAAAGCAAATGATAATCTCAAAATCGCCAATATGGCGCTTAATGCGATGTTAGGCAGAGATTCTAATGCTTCACTTGAACTGATAGCAAGCATTGATATTAAGCCCGATGCGCTGCTGCAAAATGTAGATTATTTCATCCAAAAGTCGCTTGAAATCTATCCTGCCTTGCAAATGATGAATAATAAAATCAAATCTGCTGATGAGCTAAGCCATATTGAATTTGCCTCTTTTTTGCCTGATGTAGGGCTTTTTGGTAGCTATATAGTCAATGATAATAGCTCTTTATTAGATAAGGCTATGCCGCACTGGTATGTGGGTATCGGGGCGAGATGGTCGCTCCTTAGCCCAAATGGGAGAATTCAAAAATATCAAGCAAGTAAAATCGCCTCCCTAGAGGCGCAATACACCACATCTCAAGCAAAAAAAGACTTAAAAACATTATGTGAAAAAACCTATAATGAGGTGCTTTCTTATAAAACCCAATATTTTAGTCTGCAATCCTCTGTCGAACTCGCTAAGGAACATCTCAAATTGCGAGAAAGTGCGTTTTTGCAAGGTATGAGCACAAGCACAGAGGTAAGCGATGCGCAAAATGCCCTTTCGCTCGCCCTTATTGAAAGGCAAAGTGTGGCATATAACTATGCTATCGCGCTTTCAAGGCTTTTAGCCTTGAGTGGAGAGGTGGAGAGATTCTATATTTTTTTTAATTAA
- the fabD gene encoding ACP S-malonyltransferase, protein MKKYAFIFPGQGSQSVGMGKEFYENFAVAKELFERASAALNMDMKQLLFEENDKLNLTQYTQPAIFLVSAIAHSVFQSEYPLMPSVAMGHSLGEVSAVVLSDGASFENGIKLIHKRGELMAKACEGKNAGMMVVVGLDDEKLEQFCKQSQQAGKSIWCANYNGDGQVVLAGSKDDLSAAESHLKALGAKRALLLPMSVASHCPLLESATAPFEALLKEILNESLSTPILSNATLETYTQKTQAKALLSSQLTQPVLYKQSILKLNDEIDTFIEFGNGNVLRGLNKRLSQVPTWNVSNLTSLKECIEGIKSNV, encoded by the coding sequence ATGAAAAAATATGCGTTTATTTTCCCCGGGCAAGGCTCGCAAAGCGTAGGTATGGGTAAGGAATTTTATGAAAATTTTGCCGTAGCAAAGGAGCTATTTGAGAGAGCCTCTGCTGCCTTAAATATGGATATGAAGCAGCTACTATTTGAGGAAAATGATAAGCTTAATCTCACGCAATACACGCAACCCGCGATATTTCTTGTAAGTGCTATCGCCCATAGCGTATTCCAAAGTGAATATCCGCTTATGCCAAGTGTGGCGATGGGGCATTCACTTGGTGAAGTAAGTGCGGTGGTGCTAAGCGATGGAGCGAGTTTTGAAAATGGAATAAAGCTTATCCACAAACGAGGGGAGCTAATGGCTAAGGCGTGTGAGGGTAAAAATGCAGGAATGATGGTTGTCGTGGGGCTTGATGATGAGAAGCTAGAGCAGTTTTGCAAACAATCTCAGCAAGCAGGTAAAAGTATTTGGTGTGCGAACTATAATGGCGATGGGCAAGTTGTCCTAGCCGGGAGCAAAGATGATTTAAGCGCAGCAGAATCCCATCTCAAAGCCTTAGGGGCTAAACGCGCCCTACTTTTGCCTATGTCTGTGGCAAGCCATTGTCCTTTGTTAGAATCTGCCACCGCGCCATTTGAAGCACTCTTAAAGGAAATCCTTAACGAAAGCTTAAGTACCCCTATCCTCTCTAATGCCACACTTGAAACTTACACCCAAAAGACACAGGCAAAGGCACTTTTGAGTAGCCAGCTCACTCAACCTGTGCTATATAAGCAATCTATCTTAAAGCTTAATGATGAAATCGATACCTTTATTGAATTTGGCAATGGCAATGTCTTGCGCGGTCTGAACAAACGTCTCAGTCAAGTGCCTACGTGGAATGTAAGCAATTTAACGAGTTTAAAAGAATGTATCGAGGGTATCAAAAGTAACGTATAA
- a CDS encoding 5'-methylthioadenosine/adenosylhomocysteine nucleosidase produces the protein MTIGIIGAMVEEITPLLARFGTYKEHKIGSNIYYEITRNNHRIFVAYSKIGKVHAALSASVMILKFGCEQIIFSGVAGGLSADLKVGDLVLGSKLCQYDVDISAFGHPLGFIPESKLYIESSPTLNDIAKKIAKAQGIALKEGIIASGDSFIANTEKKRWIMEQFNAIAVEMEGAAVAVVCDACKIPFCILRSISDSADGSADINFDEFLESSAKRSADFVLSMCEHILV, from the coding sequence ATGACAATTGGCATTATTGGAGCAATGGTTGAGGAAATCACTCCATTATTAGCACGATTTGGCACTTATAAAGAGCATAAAATAGGCAGCAATATTTATTATGAAATTACCCGAAACAATCACAGAATCTTTGTCGCTTATAGCAAGATTGGCAAGGTGCATGCAGCACTAAGCGCAAGTGTGATGATTCTAAAATTTGGCTGTGAGCAGATTATCTTTAGTGGCGTGGCGGGGGGCTTAAGCGCGGATTTGAAAGTAGGCGATTTAGTGCTTGGAAGTAAGCTATGTCAATATGATGTGGATATTAGCGCGTTTGGACATCCGCTTGGCTTTATCCCCGAGAGTAAGCTCTATATAGAATCCTCTCCCACCCTTAATGACATCGCCAAAAAGATTGCTAAAGCACAGGGCATTGCGTTAAAAGAGGGTATTATCGCTTCAGGCGATAGCTTTATTGCTAATACTGAAAAAAAGCGCTGGATTATGGAACAATTTAACGCCATAGCTGTAGAAATGGAGGGTGCAGCGGTGGCGGTGGTATGCGATGCGTGTAAGATTCCATTTTGTATTTTGCGCTCTATTAGCGATAGTGCCGATGGTAGCGCGGATATAAACTTTGATGAGTTCTTAGAGAGTTCTGCAAAACGTAGTGCGGATTTTGTGCTATCAATGTGCGAACACATTTTAGTTTAA
- the eptA gene encoding phosphoethanolamine--lipid A transferase EptA, whose amino-acid sequence MNFAKVNLWHLGVVISTFVLLLGMLKIFGWSEPEVYPQIQKDIFLAINSLWSNVPSLAYNLTQLGDASVAFALLLGFSLVTPKLWEALIASSLLSLVLSILFKTIYAMPRPARIFDNTFNIIGERLTGVNSLPSGHSITIFTILSVLLFAFMPNTRKWRLPFIISITLLGVFVGLSRVGVGAHYPLDVLVGASLGCVCGVFGVLVASKTRIFAWLDSRFGLLIFATLGGVAVVMAISNISKHNLLVFYLALICALGCLFMILHKYFTNTQRLDLQSTPTRANPIAFIFVISALQVAFFHFPFLGFVRTNLALDSLSAIVLFVSLVLFLFALTTLMSLLLALISFRLTKIWFALISITNAIAVYFVSVYGVFLDKTMMGNLFNTNPAEAGEFLSLKMALYIVILGLLPACFLLFEKVARPTRKSLTKSLGLIFFVLIVLTGVNFQNLLWLDKYSKQLGALIMPWSYIGNSVRYFQGELAKNKKEIPLPDAHIANDKKSVVVLVIGESARAKNFSLYGYSRNTNPLLLEVSGLRHFYAKSSTTYTSASVKNMLSYKDSTNLYEILPNYLARTGVDVMWRSTNWGEPPLHLPSENIMRYPQLAEKYIHLNDNYESALVVGLTEDIELAKSPKVLIIIHTSTSHGPTYYKKYPPQFEIFKPVCKSVEPRGCLQSEIINAYDNTILYTDFLLHSVISQLSKLDKYDSTMIYVSDHGESLGENGVYMHGIPLAFAPKEQYEIPFFVWSSNASRIKDLNEATHFHIFHSVLTFLDVESEVLDEKMSIFTKEE is encoded by the coding sequence ATGAATTTTGCCAAAGTGAATTTATGGCATTTAGGCGTCGTAATAAGCACTTTTGTCTTATTGTTGGGTATGTTAAAAATCTTTGGTTGGAGTGAGCCGGAGGTATATCCACAGATTCAAAAGGATATTTTTTTAGCCATCAATTCGCTTTGGTCCAATGTCCCATCTCTCGCATACAATCTTACCCAACTCGGTGATGCGAGTGTAGCATTCGCACTCTTACTAGGGTTTTCACTTGTCACACCTAAGCTTTGGGAAGCACTCATAGCAAGCTCCTTGCTTTCTCTTGTGCTTTCTATATTGTTCAAGACAATCTATGCAATGCCGCGTCCAGCACGTATTTTTGACAATACTTTTAATATCATTGGTGAGCGACTCACAGGCGTAAATAGCTTACCATCAGGGCATTCGATTACTATATTCACAATACTTTCTGTGCTACTTTTTGCTTTTATGCCAAATACTCGCAAATGGCGTTTGCCTTTTATCATAAGTATCACTCTCTTAGGTGTATTTGTGGGGCTTTCACGCGTGGGCGTGGGAGCACACTATCCGCTAGATGTCCTTGTGGGTGCGTCTCTTGGGTGTGTGTGCGGAGTCTTTGGCGTGCTTGTGGCAAGCAAGACGCGTATTTTTGCTTGGCTAGATTCACGTTTTGGTTTGCTTATTTTCGCTACTTTGGGTGGAGTTGCTGTCGTGATGGCGATTTCAAATATCAGCAAACATAATCTTTTGGTATTTTATCTTGCACTTATTTGTGCGTTAGGCTGCTTATTTATGATACTCCATAAATATTTTACTAACACTCAAAGATTGGATTTACAATCCACACCCACTAGAGCTAATCCTATCGCCTTTATTTTCGTCATTTCCGCACTTCAAGTAGCATTTTTTCATTTTCCTTTTTTAGGATTTGTGCGGACAAATCTCGCTTTAGATTCACTAAGTGCAATTGTGCTATTTGTCTCACTCGTGCTATTTTTGTTCGCACTTACTACACTTATGTCACTCTTATTAGCACTCATCTCTTTCAGGCTCACCAAAATATGGTTTGCGCTTATCTCAATTACAAACGCCATAGCGGTGTATTTTGTCTCTGTATATGGAGTGTTTTTGGATAAAACGATGATGGGCAATCTCTTTAACACAAATCCAGCAGAAGCAGGAGAGTTTCTATCTTTAAAAATGGCACTTTATATAGTTATACTAGGTCTTCTCCCAGCGTGCTTTCTACTCTTTGAAAAGGTGGCAAGACCTACGCGCAAATCACTTACTAAGAGCTTAGGCTTGATATTTTTTGTGCTTATTGTGCTTACTGGAGTTAATTTTCAGAATCTATTGTGGCTTGATAAATACTCTAAACAACTTGGCGCACTTATTATGCCTTGGTCATATATAGGTAACTCAGTGCGGTATTTTCAAGGGGAACTAGCAAAAAACAAAAAAGAAATTCCACTCCCTGATGCACACATTGCAAATGACAAAAAATCTGTAGTCGTGCTCGTAATTGGTGAATCTGCACGTGCAAAAAACTTCTCACTTTATGGTTATTCACGTAATACCAATCCCCTCCTTTTAGAAGTGTCAGGACTCCGACATTTTTATGCAAAATCAAGCACGACATATACGAGCGCATCTGTGAAAAATATGCTTTCATACAAGGATAGTACGAATCTATATGAGATATTGCCAAACTATCTTGCACGCACTGGAGTGGATGTGATGTGGCGTTCGACAAATTGGGGTGAGCCTCCACTTCACCTACCCAGTGAAAATATTATGCGATATCCGCAACTTGCAGAGAAATATATTCATCTTAATGATAACTATGAGTCTGCACTTGTGGTGGGACTAACTGAGGATATTGAGTTAGCAAAATCGCCCAAAGTGCTTATTATCATTCATACAAGCACGAGCCATGGACCAACATATTATAAGAAATACCCTCCTCAATTTGAAATCTTTAAGCCTGTGTGCAAAAGTGTCGAACCAAGGGGATGCTTACAGAGTGAAATTATTAATGCGTATGATAATACAATCCTCTATACTGATTTTTTATTGCATTCAGTCATTAGTCAGTTAAGCAAACTTGATAAATACGACAGCACAATGATTTATGTAAGTGATCACGGCGAGAGCTTGGGTGAAAATGGTGTATATATGCACGGGATACCATTAGCATTTGCACCAAAGGAGCAATATGAAATACCATTTTTTGTGTGGAGTTCTAATGCCAGTAGGATTAAAGATTTGAATGAAGCAACACACTTTCATATCTTTCATAGTGTTTTGACATTTTTAGATGTAGAGAGTGAAGTGCTTGATGAAAAGATGAGCATATTTACTAAGGAAGAATAG
- a CDS encoding SixA phosphatase family protein yields the protein MQTITLLRHADTISREEYRLKNKKDKSDIFRPLSKLGKSQSKDIAHFAKQHLQFDMVFCSPAKRTQQTLKPLKKYLDADSIVICEDISPDYGLDGYMKLTQTKAFQKASNVLIVGHQPDLKSFATYLCPSFHSLVPKGVLMRFVISANKDSLEGSGVIDFIIPPFMLEDYK from the coding sequence ATGCAGACCATCACACTTTTGCGACACGCTGATACAATAAGTAGGGAGGAATATCGATTGAAAAATAAAAAAGACAAAAGCGATATTTTCCGCCCATTAAGTAAGCTTGGAAAAAGCCAAAGCAAAGATATTGCACATTTTGCAAAGCAACATTTGCAATTTGATATGGTATTTTGCTCCCCTGCTAAACGCACACAGCAGACACTTAAGCCTTTAAAAAAGTATCTTGATGCGGATTCTATTGTGATTTGTGAGGATATTTCACCTGATTATGGGCTTGATGGATATATGAAACTCACGCAAACAAAGGCTTTTCAAAAGGCTTCAAATGTGCTTATTGTAGGACATCAGCCGGATTTAAAGAGCTTTGCGACTTATCTTTGCCCCTCATTTCACTCCCTTGTGCCAAAGGGTGTACTAATGCGATTTGTTATTAGCGCTAATAAAGATTCCTTAGAGGGAAGCGGTGTGATTGATTTTATTATCCCGCCTTTTATGCTTGAAGATTATAAATGA
- the rpmB gene encoding 50S ribosomal protein L28, which produces MAKKCFFTGKGPMVGNNVSHANNKTKRRSLPNLRSIALKLEDGTKVRVKVAASTLRTMKKYS; this is translated from the coding sequence ATGGCAAAAAAATGTTTTTTCACAGGTAAAGGTCCTATGGTAGGCAATAATGTAAGCCACGCTAATAACAAAACAAAGAGACGTTCCCTCCCCAATCTCCGTAGTATCGCCCTCAAGCTTGAAGATGGTACAAAGGTGCGCGTTAAGGTAGCTGCTTCTACTTTACGCACGATGAAAAAATACTCTTAA
- a CDS encoding TIGR02757 family protein, whose amino-acid sequence MQKLKTILEEHYSYKNTPDELSEEKPDPLFVAKTYQHKPYTAEIALICALLAYGNARAIVKMLQSLDFTLLESVRKITQSDESIFPYYRFQTQVDIKALFHIIALMCENGGLYPHFLQAYKNAPINSALWDKSKNAHHARMLYGIYECIEILYHYAKTAHLPLSKGLCFALGTSHSAYLVAKNSIPSHTSALKRWNMLLRWLVRKDHIDMGIWQEISPSHLILPLDTHTFTLCIHLGILRSRVYNLQSALQASDSLALMCEDDPIKYDFALYRLGQSGKYKHLFI is encoded by the coding sequence ATGCAAAAGCTAAAGACGATACTTGAGGAGCATTATTCATATAAAAATACGCCCGATGAATTAAGTGAGGAGAAGCCAGACCCGCTATTTGTAGCAAAAACATATCAACACAAGCCCTATACTGCAGAAATTGCCCTTATATGTGCTCTACTTGCTTATGGCAATGCAAGGGCGATTGTCAAAATGCTACAAAGCCTTGATTTCACACTTTTAGAATCTGTGCGCAAGATTACTCAAAGCGATGAGAGCATATTTCCCTATTATAGATTCCAAACTCAAGTAGATATAAAAGCACTCTTTCATATTATAGCTCTTATGTGCGAGAATGGAGGATTGTATCCACATTTTCTACAAGCCTATAAAAACGCGCCTATTAATAGCGCTTTATGGGATAAAAGCAAGAATGCCCATCACGCACGAATGCTCTATGGGATTTATGAGTGTATAGAGATACTTTATCATTATGCAAAAACGGCTCATTTGCCCTTAAGCAAGGGGCTATGCTTTGCGCTTGGGACATCACATAGCGCGTATTTAGTGGCTAAAAATAGCATTCCTTCTCACACCTCCGCGCTGAAGCGGTGGAATATGCTGCTTAGATGGCTTGTGCGTAAGGATCATATAGATATGGGGATTTGGCAGGAGATTTCACCCTCACATTTGATTTTGCCCCTTGATACACATACTTTCACGCTTTGCATTCACCTTGGAATCTTGCGATCCCGCGTATATAATTTGCAGAGTGCCCTACAAGCGAGTGATAGCCTTGCTCTTATGTGTGAAGATGACCCTATTAAGTATGATTTTGCTCTCTATCGTTTGGGGCAGAGCGGCAAGTATAAACATTTATTTATCTAA
- a CDS encoding potassium channel family protein, whose translation MLRKFKNLIHWGNNPKPDISLSSELYQQLKPFRLPLILVQLFLLFGTLGYLILEDYDLMRAFFQTSYTFTNTGFGSLGEDKFGTITIIFTAVLMVCGAGVVTFSVAFIMSVINNGTLIKLIKEQKMIYKIARLQNHYVICYHNEFTIQLAQQFLESHIPFVVVDNSPDFESQAQKCKYPYYIVDDPHTHIAMLKSHLSSAKGIVSFSKNAADNITMVVSARLFEEELGRKPYYIIASANSQEEDKKLRKLGCDSVISASKLMAQRISAMAVRPDMENLLERFLYHRDTPLDLEEIIVPRYSWLVLKKLKEAHFRDVTNVSVVGLTQKDGTYITMPNGNTIVSSECKLLVIGASENIRSTKRLIMKKQKPQEVDYV comes from the coding sequence TTGCTAAGAAAGTTTAAGAACCTTATTCATTGGGGTAATAACCCCAAGCCCGATATTTCCCTCTCTAGTGAACTATATCAGCAGCTCAAGCCCTTTCGCCTCCCGCTTATTCTTGTCCAGCTTTTCCTCCTCTTTGGCACTTTAGGCTATTTGATATTAGAAGATTATGACTTGATGAGGGCATTTTTTCAAACCTCTTATACCTTTACAAATACTGGTTTTGGCTCATTAGGAGAGGATAAGTTTGGCACGATTACGATTATTTTCACAGCAGTGCTTATGGTATGCGGTGCGGGAGTGGTAACCTTTAGCGTGGCGTTTATTATGAGTGTAATCAATAATGGCACACTCATTAAATTGATTAAGGAGCAGAAAATGATTTATAAAATCGCGCGGCTGCAAAATCATTATGTGATTTGCTATCATAATGAATTTACGATACAACTCGCCCAGCAGTTTTTAGAATCCCATATCCCCTTTGTTGTCGTGGATAATTCTCCCGATTTTGAATCCCAAGCGCAAAAATGCAAATATCCCTATTATATTGTCGATGACCCACATACGCATATCGCTATGCTAAAGTCTCATCTCTCAAGTGCAAAGGGCATTGTGAGCTTTTCTAAAAATGCGGCGGACAATATCACAATGGTAGTGAGTGCGCGACTATTTGAGGAGGAGCTAGGGCGCAAACCCTATTACATTATCGCTAGTGCAAATTCCCAAGAGGAGGATAAGAAATTAAGGAAGTTGGGCTGTGATTCTGTGATTTCTGCCTCTAAGCTTATGGCACAGAGAATCTCCGCTATGGCGGTGCGTCCAGATATGGAGAATCTACTAGAACGTTTTCTTTACCACCGCGATACGCCCTTAGATTTAGAGGAGATTATCGTTCCTCGCTATTCGTGGCTTGTGCTAAAAAAGCTTAAAGAAGCACATTTCCGCGATGTTACAAATGTTTCTGTGGTGGGACTTACGCAAAAAGATGGCACCTATATCACTATGCCTAATGGCAATACAATTGTCTCAAGCGAGTGCAAACTCCTTGTGATAGGCGCGAGTGAGAATATCCGCTCCACTAAACGTTTGATTATGAAAAAGCAAAAACCCCAAGAGGTGGATTATGTTTGA